The following coding sequences lie in one Equus asinus isolate D_3611 breed Donkey chromosome 1, EquAss-T2T_v2, whole genome shotgun sequence genomic window:
- the GGCT gene encoding gamma-glutamylcyclotransferase: MEDSGCEDLRSREAESFLYFAYGSNLLTERIHLRNPSAAFFCVARLQDFKLDFGNFKGKTSETWHGGIATIFQSPGDEVWGVVWKMNKSNLSSLDKQEGVKSGTYVPIEVNVYTQEGKKITCRSYQMKNYESAPPSPQYKKVICMGAKENGLPLEYQKMLNAIEPNDYKGKVSEEIEDIITKRETKTH, from the exons ATGGAGGACTCGGGTTGCGAGGACCTCCGGAGCCGGGAGGCAGAGAGTTTTCTCTACTTCGCCTACGGCAGCAACCTGCTGACGGAGCGCATCCACCTCCGAAACCCCTCGGCCGCGTTCTTCTGCGTGGCCCGCCTGCAG GATTTTAAGCTTGACTTTGGCAATTTCAAAGGCAAAACAAGTGAAACTTGGCATGGAGGTATCGCCACCATTTTTCAAAGTCCTGGCGATGAAGTATGGGGAGTAGTATGGAAAATGAACAAAAGCAATTTAAGTTCTCTGGATAA GCAAGAAGGGGTTAAAAGTGGAACATATGTCCCAATAGAAGTTAATGTTTACactcaagaaggaaaaaaaataacctgtCGAAGTTATCAGATGAAAAATTATGAGTCTGCTCCCCCATCCCCCCAGTATAAAAAG GTCATTTGCATGGGTGCAAAAGAGAACGGTTTGCCACTGGAGTATCAAAAGATGTTAAATGCAATAGAACCAAATGACTACAAAGGAAAGGTCTcagaagaaattgaagacattaTCACAAAGAGGGAAACAAAAACTCATTAG